From Deltaproteobacteria bacterium, the proteins below share one genomic window:
- the mutL gene encoding DNA mismatch repair endonuclease MutL gives MGKVARLPDDLINQIAAGEVVERPASVVKELVENALDAGATSIRIELSEGGLSRISVTDDGSGMAPDDARLCLERHATSKLRDAEGLARIATLGFRGEALPSIASVAKLTLTTREQDALAATRIRIEGGAIVEEGEAGAPAGTQVVVEDLFFNTPARRKFAKRPETEAGHCVEAVIRVALARPDVAFQLSSNGRTSFSSPANADATERIAAAISPELHKLLIPVELRRGGFAVTGWVASPDYSLSTNRGIYTFINQRFVRDRGLLHAVGRAYANVLAPGRQPAAVLHLDVPLDQVDVNVHPQKLEVRFVDARNVYDLVVEAIRTALRDSPWLAHRPESGSRSVQSPRYEPARFDFRPAPQPTPMQVAEAVDLYRTGPAPSWDASRELDAPVDDRGDGMPGGYFGSLRYIGQLAATYLVCEAPGGTLVLVDQHASHERVRFDALRKQFAAGTLQGQGFLFPVQVQLPVPDARALLDHQSEVAKLGFELEPFGGDVLALKSVPALLAGADYKQLLTDIAQELAHLGQQHAADDALSHVLATMACHSAVRAHQALSEQEARALLDELDRIDFKARCPHGRPVAAELTLGELERRVHRR, from the coding sequence CGTCACCGACGATGGCTCGGGCATGGCCCCGGACGACGCGCGCCTCTGCCTCGAGCGCCACGCCACGTCGAAATTGCGCGACGCAGAAGGGCTCGCGCGCATCGCCACGCTGGGGTTTCGCGGCGAGGCGCTCCCATCCATCGCCAGCGTGGCCAAGCTCACCCTCACCACGCGCGAGCAGGACGCGCTCGCCGCCACGCGCATCCGCATCGAGGGCGGCGCCATCGTCGAAGAGGGCGAGGCGGGCGCGCCCGCGGGGACGCAGGTCGTCGTGGAGGACCTGTTCTTCAACACGCCCGCGCGCCGCAAGTTCGCCAAGCGCCCCGAGACGGAAGCGGGCCACTGCGTCGAGGCCGTGATTCGGGTGGCGCTCGCGCGGCCGGACGTCGCCTTTCAGTTGAGCTCAAACGGTCGCACCAGCTTCAGCTCGCCCGCAAATGCGGATGCGACGGAGCGCATCGCCGCGGCCATCTCGCCGGAGTTGCACAAGCTGCTCATCCCGGTGGAGCTGCGGCGCGGCGGCTTTGCGGTGACGGGCTGGGTGGCGTCGCCGGACTACTCGCTCTCCACCAATCGCGGCATCTACACCTTCATCAACCAGCGCTTCGTGCGCGATCGCGGCCTGCTCCACGCCGTGGGACGCGCGTACGCCAACGTCCTCGCACCCGGACGACAGCCCGCAGCCGTGCTGCACCTCGACGTTCCGCTCGATCAGGTCGACGTGAACGTGCATCCGCAGAAGCTCGAGGTCCGCTTCGTCGATGCGCGCAACGTGTACGACCTCGTGGTGGAAGCGATTCGCACCGCGCTGCGCGACTCGCCGTGGCTCGCGCATCGGCCGGAGAGCGGCTCGCGGAGTGTCCAATCGCCGCGCTACGAGCCTGCGCGGTTCGATTTTCGTCCTGCGCCGCAGCCGACGCCGATGCAGGTGGCCGAGGCCGTCGATCTCTATCGAACGGGCCCTGCGCCGAGTTGGGATGCATCGCGCGAGCTGGATGCGCCGGTCGACGATCGTGGCGACGGCATGCCCGGGGGCTACTTCGGCTCGCTGCGCTACATCGGCCAGCTCGCGGCCACGTACCTGGTGTGCGAAGCGCCGGGCGGCACGCTGGTGCTCGTGGACCAACACGCCAGCCACGAGCGCGTGCGCTTCGACGCGCTCCGCAAGCAGTTCGCCGCCGGCACGCTGCAGGGGCAGGGCTTCTTGTTTCCGGTGCAGGTGCAGCTGCCGGTGCCGGACGCGCGCGCGCTGCTCGATCACCAGTCCGAAGTCGCCAAGCTGGGCTTCGAGCTCGAGCCGTTCGGCGGCGACGTGCTTGCGCTCAAGAGCGTGCCCGCGTTGCTCGCCGGCGCGGACTACAAGCAGCTGCTCACCGACATCGCCCAGGAGCTCGCGCACCTGGGCCAGCAACACGCCGCCGACGACGCGCTCTCACACGTGCTCGCGACGATGGCTTGCCACTCGGCGGTGCGCGCACACCAGGCGCTCTCGGAGCAGGAGGCGCGCGCGCTCCTCGACGAGCTCGATCGCATCGACTTCAAGGCCCGCTGTCCCCATGGCCGGCCCGTCGCCGCCGAGCTCACCCTGGGCGAGCTCGAGCGGCGCGTGCATCGGCGTTAA
- a CDS encoding glycogen/starch/alpha-glucan phosphorylase, with the protein MSKPQAEVLAAREKIAQAQLRAVDNRTGMDVPSIQKAFLEHLFYTVGKDHHNAQRRDAYVALASVVRDRLMQRWIRTQQRYYEVDAKRTYYLSMEFLMGRALANNLINVGLYDEVSKILSDFGINLTDLIEQEADAGLGNGGLGRLAACYLDSMATLALPGYGYGIRYEFGIFDQVIRNGAQVERPEQWLRLGNPWEFSRPEYLVPVKLYGRVAPKTDSEGRYRAEWIDTQDVVGMPYDTPVAGFRNDTVNTLRLWRARATSEFDLGVFNAGDYLRAVEQKDVSENISKVLYPNDSYPEGKELRLKQQYFFVSCSIQDIVRRYLTGHKNFDAFSDKVAIQLNDTHPAIAIPELMRVLLDQHHLGWDQAWAICSKTFAYTNHTLLAEALETWPVDLMERLLPRHMQLIYEINARWLKSLEGTPFGTDEGKRKLSIIGEEGGKRVRMAVLATVGSHHVNGVAALHTQLIKQTLLPEFDALDKKKIVNITNGVTPRRWLLQANPKLSAMITKSIGEGWTTKLSELKELEKLADDKSFRAEFKKVKKANKEELAAIVKAETGVELDVNAMFDVQVKRIHEYKRQLLNVLHVVALYHRIKANPSHVKVPRNVLIGGKSAPGYAIAKLIIRLVNGVADVVNNDPATRGKLRVAFIPNYRVSLAEKIFPASDLSQQISTAGKEASGTGNMKFALNGALTLGTLDGANVEMREEVGPENFFLFGLTAEQVAQTKSDGYDPWKHYESDPELRAVLDAIARGDFSGGNPTLFQPIVDNLLRHGDEYLLLADFRSYLDAQKKVEEAWLDQDKWTRMAILNVARMGKFSSDRAVGQYAEQIWDAKPVAISLTK; encoded by the coding sequence ATGTCCAAGCCGCAAGCCGAGGTGCTGGCTGCCCGCGAGAAGATCGCCCAGGCGCAGCTGCGCGCCGTCGACAACCGCACCGGAATGGACGTCCCCAGCATCCAGAAGGCGTTCCTGGAGCACCTCTTCTACACAGTCGGCAAGGACCACCATAACGCCCAGCGCCGCGACGCCTACGTGGCCCTCGCCAGCGTGGTGCGCGACCGCTTGATGCAGCGGTGGATTCGGACGCAGCAGCGCTACTACGAGGTCGACGCCAAGCGCACCTACTACCTCTCCATGGAGTTCCTCATGGGGCGCGCGCTGGCGAACAACCTCATCAACGTGGGGCTCTACGACGAGGTCTCGAAGATCCTCTCGGACTTCGGCATCAACCTCACCGACCTCATCGAGCAGGAGGCCGACGCGGGCCTCGGCAACGGCGGCCTGGGTCGCCTGGCGGCCTGCTACCTGGACTCGATGGCCACCCTCGCGCTGCCCGGCTACGGCTACGGCATCCGCTACGAGTTCGGCATCTTCGACCAGGTCATCCGCAACGGCGCGCAGGTGGAGCGACCGGAGCAGTGGCTGCGCCTGGGCAATCCGTGGGAGTTCTCGCGGCCCGAGTACCTGGTGCCGGTGAAGCTCTACGGCCGCGTGGCGCCCAAGACCGACTCCGAGGGCCGCTATCGCGCGGAGTGGATCGACACCCAGGACGTGGTGGGCATGCCCTACGACACGCCCGTCGCCGGGTTTCGTAACGATACGGTTAACACCTTGCGGCTGTGGCGCGCGCGCGCGACGAGCGAGTTCGACCTCGGCGTGTTCAACGCGGGCGACTACCTCCGCGCGGTGGAGCAGAAGGACGTCTCGGAGAACATCTCCAAGGTGCTCTACCCGAACGACTCGTATCCCGAGGGCAAGGAGCTGCGGCTCAAGCAGCAGTACTTCTTCGTGAGCTGCAGCATCCAGGACATCGTCCGGCGCTACCTGACCGGCCACAAGAACTTCGACGCGTTCTCGGACAAGGTCGCCATCCAGCTCAACGACACGCACCCCGCGATCGCGATCCCCGAGCTGATGCGCGTGCTGCTCGATCAGCACCACCTCGGCTGGGATCAGGCCTGGGCGATCTGCAGCAAGACCTTCGCGTACACGAACCACACGCTGCTCGCGGAGGCGCTCGAGACCTGGCCTGTGGACCTCATGGAGCGCTTGCTGCCGCGGCACATGCAGCTCATCTACGAGATCAACGCGCGCTGGCTGAAGAGCCTCGAGGGCACGCCCTTCGGAACCGACGAGGGCAAGCGCAAGCTGTCGATCATCGGCGAGGAGGGCGGCAAGCGGGTGCGCATGGCCGTGCTCGCGACCGTGGGCTCGCACCACGTGAACGGCGTGGCCGCGCTGCACACCCAGCTCATCAAGCAGACGCTGCTCCCCGAGTTCGACGCGCTCGACAAGAAGAAGATCGTCAACATCACCAACGGCGTCACGCCGCGGCGCTGGCTGCTTCAGGCGAACCCGAAGCTCTCGGCGATGATCACCAAGAGCATCGGCGAGGGCTGGACCACCAAGCTCAGCGAGCTCAAGGAGCTGGAGAAGCTCGCCGACGACAAGAGCTTCCGCGCCGAGTTCAAGAAGGTGAAGAAGGCGAACAAGGAAGAGCTCGCCGCCATCGTGAAGGCGGAGACCGGCGTGGAGCTGGACGTGAACGCCATGTTCGACGTCCAGGTGAAGCGCATCCACGAGTACAAGCGCCAGTTGCTCAATGTGCTGCACGTGGTGGCGCTGTACCACCGAATCAAGGCGAACCCGTCGCACGTGAAGGTGCCGCGCAACGTGCTCATCGGCGGCAAGAGCGCGCCGGGCTACGCCATCGCCAAGCTCATCATCCGCCTGGTGAACGGCGTGGCCGACGTGGTGAACAACGATCCCGCGACGCGCGGCAAGCTGCGCGTGGCGTTCATTCCCAACTATCGCGTCTCGCTCGCAGAGAAGATCTTTCCCGCGAGCGACCTGAGCCAGCAGATCTCCACGGCCGGCAAGGAAGCGTCGGGCACGGGCAACATGAAGTTCGCCCTCAACGGCGCGCTGACGCTGGGCACGCTCGACGGCGCCAACGTGGAGATGCGCGAGGAGGTCGGCCCGGAGAACTTCTTCCTCTTCGGGCTCACGGCCGAGCAGGTGGCCCAGACCAAGAGCGACGGCTACGACCCGTGGAAGCACTACGAGAGCGACCCCGAGCTCCGCGCGGTGCTCGACGCGATTGCGCGCGGCGACTTCTCCGGCGGCAACCCGACGCTCTTCCAGCCGATCGTGGACAACCTCCTGCGCCACGGCGACGAGTACCTCTTGCTCGCCGATTTCCGCAGCTACCTCGACGCGCAGAAGAAGGTCGAGGAGGCCTGGCTCGATCAGGACAAGTGGACGCGCATGGCCATCCTGAACGTCGCGCGCATGGGCAAGTTCTCCAGCGACCGCGCGGTGGGCCAGTACGCCGAGCAGATCTGGGACGCCAAGCCGGTGGCGATCTCGCTGACCAAGTAG